The Chloroflexi bacterium ADurb.Bin180 genome segment GCGAGCAGGTCCTGAATGTCGCGTCTCTGGCCCGGCTTTTTCTGACTGACGAGGAGGTCGAGCTGTACCGGACTCAGCTTGCTGCGATACTGCAGCAGGCCGAGATTCTCCAGGGGTTCGACTCGGAAGCGTTGCCTCCGCTGGCCGGCATTCCCTCCGCCAGCAACGTTGTACGCCAGGACATACCCACGCCCTCTCTCTCCCGTGCCGACGCCTTGCACAATGCCCCGTCCGTGACGGACAGTCACTTCGTGGTCCAGGCGGTGCTGGAGGACGGGCAGACACCACCAGCAGCCCCTGCCTGAACCTGCTGCCAGCGATGGTACGTGCCATGCCCCTGCATCAACTGACCATCCACGAGGCTGCCGGTCTGCTGAGCCGCCGCGAGATCAGTGCCGTCGAGCTCACGCAGGCCGTCATCGAGCGCATCCTGGACGTCGAGAACGACACCAGGGCCTACCTCACCCTCGCCTTCGAGTCGGCGCTGGAAGAGGCGCGTTTGGCAGATGAACGTCGGCTCGCCGCAAGCGGCTTGGAGGGAACTTCTCCCCTGCTCGGCATTCCCCTGGCGATCAAAGACGTCATCTGTACGGCCGGCCTGCCCACCACCGCCGGGTCGCGCATGCTCGAAGAGTTCGTCCCGCCCTACGACGCGACGGTCATCACCCGGCTCCGCGAGGCGGGAGCGGTTCTCCTCGGCAAGACCAACACCGACGAGTTCGCCATGGGTTCGTCCACCGAGAACTCGGCGTTCTTTGCCACGCGCAACCCGTGGGACCTCACCCGCGTGCCTGGCGGCTCGAGCGGGGGAAGCGCTGCTGCCGTCTGTGCCGACGAGGCACTCGGCGCCCTGGGCAGCGACACCGGAGGCAGTGTCAGGCAGCCCGCCGCCTTTTGCGGCATCGTAGGGCTCAAGCCCACCTACGGGCGAGTGTCCCGCCATGGGCTCATCGCTTTTGCCTCGTCGCTGGATCAGATCGGGCCTCTCGCCAGAGATGTTACCGACTGCGCGCTCCTGCTTGGCGCTATTGCCGGGCACGACCCACGCGACTCGACCACGCTCGATGCACCTGTTTCGGATTACACGAGTTGCCTGGACGGTGGGGTGCGCGGGCTCAGGGTTGGCCTGCTGCGCGAACAGCTAGACCTGGTGCCTGACCCTGCGGCAGCCGAAGCGGTGGAACGTGCCGTCCAAGTCCTGGTGGATCTCGGCGCGGTGGTGGAGGAAGTGAGCCTGCCGCACGCGCAGTACGCCCTGCCGGCCTACTATCTCATTGCCTCGGCTGAGGCCTCGGCCAATCTCGCCCGCTACGACGGCGTGAGGTACGGCCTGCGGGCT includes the following:
- the gatC gene encoding Glutamyl-tRNA(Gln) amidotransferase subunit C — translated: MEITREQVLNVASLARLFLTDEEVELYRTQLAAILQQAEILQGFDSEALPPLAGIPSASNVVRQDIPTPSLSRADALHNAPSVTDSHFVVQAVLEDGQTPPAAPA
- the gatA gene encoding Glutamyl-tRNA(Gln) amidotransferase subunit A; the protein is MVRAMPLHQLTIHEAAGLLSRREISAVELTQAVIERILDVENDTRAYLTLAFESALEEARLADERRLAASGLEGTSPLLGIPLAIKDVICTAGLPTTAGSRMLEEFVPPYDATVITRLREAGAVLLGKTNTDEFAMGSSTENSAFFATRNPWDLTRVPGGSSGGSAAAVCADEALGALGSDTGGSVRQPAAFCGIVGLKPTYGRVSRHGLIAFASSLDQIGPLARDVTDCALLLGAIAGHDPRDSTTLDAPVSDYTSCLDGGVRGLRVGLLREQLDLVPDPAAAEAVERAVQVLVDLGAVVEEVSLPHAQYALPAYYLIASAEASANLARYDGVRYGLRAPDEGGFWSTYCRTRQQGFGSEVKRRIMLGTYALSAGFYDEYYVKAQRARLAVKADFDLAFQRLDVLVGPTTPTVAFGMSERLADPLQMYLSDIFTLSQNLAGVCAISVPCGFASSSASGGLPVGLQITGPSLGEQTILRAAYAHEQATSWHQHTPSLKEEQRS